A region of Candidatus Delongbacteria bacterium DNA encodes the following proteins:
- a CDS encoding asparagine synthetase B, giving the protein MKKVLFLIFFFIKNVFCSDILIPMDNTQKNHLKAYGLVYWAIEKGANTEWFLNYRGGSFFIEGYENIVNEAAKRGISIEMISSSDYSTIRSSIEAGNMDAVKLEKAPKVAVYTPPGKFPWDDAVTLALTYAEIPFETLWDKEVLDGKLGNYDWLHLHHEDFTGQYGKFYGSQRNKRWYKEQVIRFEKMAKELGFSKVSRLKLAVALKIKEFMLNGGFLFAMCSATDSYDIALSAINTDICDTPFDGDPVDPNYKSKLNYSNCIAFENFTLETNPMVYEFSDIDMTTKKFNSISKDNDYFTLFEFSAKYDPIPAILTQNHTRLIKGFMGQSTSFNKNLVKKNVIILGERKSSDEVKYIHGEVGQGFFTFYGGHDPEDYQHFVDDPPTELDLYQNSPGYRLILNNVLFPATNKKKRKT; this is encoded by the coding sequence ATGAAAAAAGTACTATTTCTAATATTTTTTTTTATAAAAAATGTTTTTTGTTCAGATATTCTTATTCCAATGGATAATACACAAAAAAATCATTTAAAAGCTTATGGTCTGGTTTATTGGGCTATTGAGAAAGGAGCTAATACAGAATGGTTTTTGAATTATAGAGGAGGATCTTTTTTTATCGAAGGATATGAAAATATAGTAAACGAAGCTGCAAAAAGAGGAATTTCAATTGAGATGATATCAAGCAGTGATTATTCTACTATTAGATCTTCTATTGAGGCTGGTAACATGGACGCTGTGAAATTGGAAAAAGCTCCAAAAGTAGCAGTTTATACACCTCCTGGAAAATTTCCTTGGGATGATGCTGTTACGCTAGCCCTTACCTATGCAGAAATACCTTTTGAAACTCTCTGGGATAAAGAAGTTTTAGATGGAAAGCTTGGGAATTACGATTGGCTACATCTTCATCATGAAGATTTTACTGGTCAATACGGGAAATTCTATGGTTCTCAAAGAAATAAAAGGTGGTATAAAGAACAAGTTATACGATTTGAAAAAATGGCTAAAGAACTTGGTTTTTCAAAGGTTTCAAGATTGAAACTAGCTGTTGCTCTAAAAATTAAAGAATTCATGCTTAATGGTGGTTTCTTGTTTGCGATGTGTAGTGCCACAGATTCCTATGATATTGCATTGTCAGCAATAAATACAGACATTTGTGATACTCCATTTGATGGAGACCCTGTAGATCCAAATTATAAAAGCAAACTTAATTATTCAAATTGTATTGCTTTTGAAAATTTTACTCTTGAAACAAACCCTATGGTCTACGAATTTTCAGACATTGATATGACTACAAAAAAATTCAATTCTATTTCAAAAGACAATGATTATTTTACACTATTTGAGTTTTCAGCAAAGTATGACCCTATCCCGGCAATCTTGACTCAGAATCATACTAGATTGATAAAGGGATTTATGGGGCAATCCACAAGTTTCAATAAAAATCTTGTAAAGAAAAATGTAATTATTTTAGGTGAAAGAAAAAGTTCAGATGAAGTTAAGTATATTCACGGAGAAGTAGGACAGGGGTTTTTCACTTTTTATGGTGGACATGATCCTGAAGATTATCAGCATTTCGTTGATGATCCACCCACTGAATTAGATCTGTACCAAAACTCTCCAGGTTATAGATTAATTCTGAATAATGTACTTTTCCCGGCAACAAATAAGAAAAAAAGAAAGACTTAG